Proteins from a single region of Undibacterium sp. KW1:
- a CDS encoding LysR family transcriptional regulator: MGRINFDLQELQAFVAVAERSSFKHAAEDLFLSQPALSRRIEKLEDLLGVKLFERTTRRVQLTNVGRIFLANVRNALDELEGAMLSVSDLAAHRTGVISLACVPSAVHYFLPGVLKSFTERFPKIRVRIHDESAQDVLNLVLAGEADFGINFAGAENPEIDFQPIYKEHFVLAVPQDHPLARRKKLTWKETAKERYIAVAKSSGNRSLIDNALAGVEKHPTIYYEVNHVSGLLALVEAGMGVAAVPRLSLPANPRLVGIPLTEPVIQRTLGMISKRGRIMPPAAQTLFDMLVSSMAKNKRSLPK, translated from the coding sequence ATGGGACGCATCAATTTCGATTTGCAGGAATTACAGGCATTTGTTGCAGTAGCTGAACGTAGCAGCTTCAAGCATGCAGCGGAGGACCTGTTCCTTTCACAGCCAGCGCTCAGCCGCCGCATAGAAAAGCTGGAAGACTTGCTTGGTGTAAAACTGTTTGAACGTACTACCCGTCGCGTGCAGCTGACGAATGTGGGCAGAATTTTTTTGGCAAATGTCAGAAATGCGCTGGATGAACTTGAGGGTGCCATGCTGAGCGTGTCTGATCTTGCGGCACACCGTACGGGTGTCATCAGCCTCGCCTGCGTGCCTTCTGCTGTCCATTATTTTCTGCCCGGTGTGCTCAAGAGTTTCACTGAGCGTTTTCCCAAAATCCGTGTACGAATCCATGACGAAAGCGCGCAGGACGTTTTGAACCTGGTCTTGGCAGGTGAAGCCGATTTTGGCATCAATTTTGCAGGCGCAGAAAACCCGGAAATTGACTTCCAGCCCATCTATAAAGAACACTTTGTGCTGGCGGTGCCACAAGATCATCCGCTCGCCAGGCGAAAGAAGCTGACCTGGAAAGAAACTGCCAAGGAGCGCTATATAGCAGTTGCCAAATCAAGCGGCAACCGAAGCCTGATCGACAATGCGCTGGCAGGAGTAGAAAAGCACCCCACGATTTATTATGAAGTCAATCATGTTTCCGGCCTGCTTGCGCTTGTCGAAGCCGGTATGGGTGTAGCGGCGGTACCACGTCTCTCATTACCCGCAAATCCCAGGCTGGTCGGTATTCCACTGACTGAACCTGTCATACAAAGAACTCTGGGTATGATCAGCAAGCGGGGCCGCATTATGCCACCAGCGGCACAAACTCTATTTGACATGCTGGTCAGCAGCATGGCAAAAAACAAGAGATCACTGCCAAAATGA
- a CDS encoding cation:dicarboxylate symporter family transporter gives MKSSTLFRQRYIQVIFAVILGICFGYLWPDLGRDIKPVTDAFIKLIRMMLAPLVFSTIVLGIASHSHRHGSSVASTLFKSMGLFYFLTLLALLSGWLAATLLQPGVGWHLQTAAIDKHLLPALPANTAEKGVAGFLMQIIPTTFVSAFTEPEILPVLLLAMLTGFAIASAKPSNDYALKLVDELGKIFFSIFDVIMKLAPLAAFASMAFTVGQHGIQSLAGFSYLILSFYLACTAFVLLVLGGLARWHGFSLWKLIRYIREELLVVLGTSSSEPVLPPLLQKLQKLGCKKEVSGLVLPMAYSFNLDGTAIYLTLASLFIAQACDIQLSNAQILSLIATMLLTSKGAAGVSGSGFVALVATLGIIPDLPLEGATLLLGIDRFMSEARALTSTISNVVVCLIVSIWEGACDRTLLQQQLDLP, from the coding sequence ATGAAGTCATCAACCCTGTTTAGGCAGCGTTACATACAAGTGATATTCGCGGTGATCCTGGGTATTTGCTTTGGCTATTTATGGCCAGATCTTGGACGCGATATAAAGCCGGTGACCGATGCCTTTATAAAGTTGATCAGGATGATGCTGGCTCCACTGGTATTTTCCACTATCGTCCTTGGCATTGCCAGTCACAGTCATCGACATGGCAGTAGTGTAGCAAGTACGCTTTTTAAATCGATGGGTCTGTTCTATTTTTTGACCCTGCTCGCCCTGTTATCGGGCTGGTTGGCAGCCACCTTATTGCAACCCGGGGTGGGATGGCATTTGCAGACCGCCGCTATAGATAAACACTTGCTGCCAGCGCTGCCTGCCAACACGGCAGAAAAGGGGGTAGCCGGATTTTTGATGCAAATCATTCCTACAACTTTTGTCAGCGCATTTACTGAACCGGAAATCTTGCCGGTGCTTTTGCTGGCCATGTTGACCGGTTTTGCCATAGCGAGCGCCAAACCCAGCAACGACTATGCCTTGAAGCTCGTGGACGAACTGGGAAAGATATTTTTTAGCATCTTTGACGTCATCATGAAGCTGGCACCGCTGGCAGCTTTTGCTTCCATGGCGTTCACTGTAGGCCAGCATGGAATACAATCCCTGGCCGGTTTCAGCTATCTGATATTGAGCTTCTATCTTGCTTGTACGGCTTTTGTATTGCTCGTCCTGGGTGGGCTGGCAAGATGGCACGGTTTTAGCCTGTGGAAGTTAATACGCTATATCCGTGAGGAACTATTGGTGGTTCTTGGCACCTCCTCGTCCGAACCGGTATTGCCACCGCTTTTGCAAAAGCTACAGAAGCTGGGGTGCAAAAAAGAGGTGTCAGGCCTCGTGTTACCAATGGCTTATTCCTTCAACCTCGATGGGACTGCTATTTACCTTACTTTGGCTTCACTATTCATTGCCCAGGCTTGCGATATACAACTGAGCAATGCACAAATACTGAGCTTGATTGCAACCATGTTGCTGACATCTAAAGGGGCAGCAGGTGTCAGCGGCAGTGGCTTTGTAGCGCTGGTGGCAACCCTGGGGATTATCCCGGATTTGCCACTGGAAGGTGCTACTCTTTTGCTTGGTATAGACCGCTTCATGTCAGAAGCCCGGGCCCTTACAAGTACCATCAGCAATGTTGTAGTTTGCCTCATTGTCAGCATCTGGGAAGGGGCCTGCGACCGCACACTCCTGCAGCAGCAGCTTGATTTGCCATGA
- a CDS encoding histidine phosphatase family protein, with protein sequence MLSPMMSSAEPELIILVRHAEKAVENPADPSLSAAGQARAQALALALQNAGVSSIFTTQFKRTRETAQPLAQARNITPQVLSAKRGAEHIKEVADAVRASSGTVLVVGHGNTVPAIATALGAPAMKEFCESSYSHMLVLRPAGPDMHVVQTRYGEADTGKFSADCQ encoded by the coding sequence ATGCTCTCTCCCATGATGTCCAGCGCCGAGCCTGAACTCATCATCCTGGTGCGTCATGCAGAAAAAGCAGTAGAAAATCCTGCTGACCCCAGCCTGTCAGCAGCAGGGCAGGCGCGTGCGCAGGCACTGGCGTTGGCTTTGCAGAATGCAGGTGTTAGCAGCATCTTCACTACCCAATTCAAACGCACCCGCGAAACGGCACAGCCGCTGGCACAAGCAAGAAATATCACGCCGCAAGTGCTGTCTGCCAAACGCGGCGCCGAGCATATCAAAGAGGTGGCTGATGCCGTGCGTGCCAGCAGCGGCACCGTGCTGGTAGTGGGGCATGGCAACACCGTACCCGCAATTGCTACTGCGCTGGGTGCACCTGCGATGAAGGAATTTTGTGAAAGCAGTTACAGTCACATGCTGGTTTTACGACCCGCCGGACCGGACATGCATGTAGTGCAAACACGTTATGGTGAAGCAGATACGGGAAAGTTCAGCGCAGATTGTCAGTAG
- a CDS encoding ATP-dependent Clp protease proteolytic subunit, with protein sequence MIKFTRIANLSLMILLGLVLLLEATGRLPQRLVTLFGPWTELMALPIIHLIPWYALNDTAKPRFLRFARGFAAINLMLAIALCARVISNPDLLNRPPFMMGMLLMALLALLNFLGLNQKYKHLQLAVGPLPKQPERLTAWGAYMMAHWRGQLSLAQSFWVNGFGIGSLLAALMVIGLSRLLEVTDVSLRMLAAINIVGFVISGMLWLWAITGIIRSASKHAERGGSGWVAGLTMMLVFFNALAMLLSTLSSYLPQMKEYALIATGHDSMSTVVITSTPKGDVLNLRGTLGEGSVARFAAALKKTPQVKTISLNSPGGRLREAQQIASLLKSRQLNTYVEGECSSACTYVFLAGKDRAATPNAHIGFHQPSFPGVSDTTLAIASSGMEKYYRSANLPDDFIQRVLQIKPEGMWYPDREELLQARVITRVSLGSEANSLFDLQSRDEVFANLSNSSIWRQYERHSPGKMNEVADLIWNMKQQGKDHLDIQDAVKTATRDIYLRALKSAPDDLLDEHAQLLSEQLEAARHISPQACGQLIKGRLSIHRTMPEELVKRDTALMEKMLASSPRSVSHYMGSKEFARSASKLQERLSPLQRQVTANLAAYDDQPMFQCDAILSMYRNILRMQDTDRHIILSALMQAK encoded by the coding sequence ATGATCAAGTTCACGCGCATTGCCAATTTGTCCCTGATGATATTGCTGGGCCTGGTCTTACTACTGGAAGCAACTGGCAGATTGCCTCAGAGACTGGTGACGCTATTTGGGCCCTGGACTGAATTAATGGCGCTGCCAATCATTCACCTGATTCCCTGGTACGCACTCAATGATACGGCTAAGCCGCGTTTTCTGCGCTTTGCCAGAGGCTTTGCGGCCATCAACCTGATGCTTGCCATCGCTTTATGTGCTCGCGTAATATCGAACCCGGACTTACTCAACAGGCCCCCATTTATGATGGGCATGTTGCTCATGGCGCTGCTTGCGCTTTTGAATTTCCTGGGATTGAATCAAAAGTACAAGCATCTCCAACTGGCCGTCGGCCCCCTGCCTAAGCAGCCTGAGAGACTGACGGCCTGGGGTGCATACATGATGGCACACTGGCGTGGCCAGTTGTCGCTGGCGCAATCATTCTGGGTCAATGGCTTTGGCATAGGTAGCCTGCTGGCGGCATTGATGGTGATAGGCTTATCCAGATTGCTGGAAGTGACAGATGTCAGTTTGCGCATGCTGGCGGCGATCAACATAGTGGGCTTCGTTATTTCCGGGATGTTATGGCTATGGGCCATCACTGGCATCATACGCTCTGCCAGCAAACATGCTGAGCGCGGCGGCTCAGGTTGGGTCGCAGGTTTGACAATGATGTTGGTTTTTTTTAATGCCCTGGCCATGCTGCTGAGTACCTTGTCGTCTTATCTGCCGCAAATGAAAGAGTATGCGCTGATCGCGACAGGGCACGACAGCATGAGCACGGTCGTGATCACCAGCACACCCAAAGGCGATGTCCTGAACCTGCGAGGCACTCTGGGCGAAGGCAGCGTGGCGCGCTTTGCCGCCGCCCTGAAAAAAACACCGCAAGTCAAGACCATTTCCCTGAATTCGCCCGGCGGGCGCTTGCGCGAAGCCCAGCAAATAGCCAGCTTGCTCAAATCGCGACAGCTCAATACCTATGTCGAGGGCGAGTGCAGTAGCGCCTGTACTTATGTGTTTTTGGCGGGCAAGGACAGGGCTGCAACCCCGAATGCCCATATAGGTTTTCACCAACCCAGTTTTCCTGGCGTGAGCGACACTACGCTGGCGATTGCCAGCTCTGGCATGGAAAAATACTACCGGTCAGCAAATTTGCCCGACGATTTTATCCAGAGAGTGCTGCAGATCAAGCCCGAAGGCATGTGGTACCCAGACCGCGAAGAATTGCTCCAGGCGAGGGTCATCACCCGGGTTTCGCTGGGTAGTGAAGCCAATAGCCTGTTTGATTTGCAGTCGCGTGATGAAGTCTTCGCAAACCTCAGCAACAGCAGTATCTGGCGCCAGTATGAAAGGCACTCACCCGGCAAAATGAATGAAGTGGCTGACCTGATCTGGAACATGAAGCAGCAGGGCAAGGACCATCTGGACATACAGGATGCCGTCAAGACGGCGACCAGAGATATCTATCTGCGTGCCTTGAAAAGTGCGCCAGATGATTTGCTCGATGAACACGCACAATTACTGTCCGAGCAACTGGAAGCCGCCCGGCACATCAGCCCACAAGCCTGCGGCCAGTTGATCAAAGGGAGACTGAGCATACATCGCACCATGCCGGAAGAGCTGGTCAAGCGTGATACGGCCCTGATGGAGAAAATGCTGGCGAGCAGCCCGCGCAGTGTCAGTCATTACATGGGGTCAAAAGAATTTGCCAGGAGCGCCAGCAAACTGCAAGAGCGCCTGAGCCCGCTGCAGCGGCAAGTCACTGCCAATCTGGCTGCCTATGACGACCAGCCCATGTTCCAGTGCGATGCCATCCTCAGCATGTACCGGAACATCCTGCGCATGCAGGATACCGACCGGCATATCATCCTGAGTGCCCTGATGCAGGCGAAGTAA
- the fumC gene encoding class II fumarate hydratase, with product MKTDTTVAQRTERDTFGDIAVPAAALWGAQTQRSLHHFAISTETMPPELVLALARVKRSAAQVNSDLGLLDAKVAAAIAQAVEEVLAGTHAAEFPLSVWQTGSGTQSNMNMNEVLANRASEFLGGTRGMSRVVHPNDHVNMGQSSNDVFPTAMHVAASIAVISQVLPSLAKLRTTLDAKAKEFADIIKIGRTHLQDATPLTLGQEISGWVAQLDYAERAIRHTLPALQELAIGGTAVGTGLNTHADFGKLVAASLTLDTGIAFDAAPNRFAALAGHDAMVSSHGALKTLATALMKIANDIRWLASGPRSGLGELQIPENEPGSSIMPGKVNPTQCEAVTMLCCQVMGNDVALSIGGASGNFELNVFKPLIVHNFLQSCRLLADGMASLDEHCARGMQANRTRIKELLDNSLMLVTALNPYIGYDRAAAIAKHAHAKGTTLREAALALGYVTAEEFDGWVRPEDMV from the coding sequence ATGAAAACCGATACTACTGTCGCGCAAAGAACAGAGCGCGATACCTTTGGCGACATCGCCGTCCCCGCAGCCGCCTTGTGGGGTGCGCAAACCCAGCGTTCGCTGCATCACTTTGCCATCTCCACAGAAACCATGCCGCCAGAACTGGTGCTGGCCCTGGCACGTGTCAAGCGCAGTGCTGCCCAGGTCAACAGTGACCTCGGCCTGCTCGATGCCAAAGTGGCAGCAGCGATTGCCCAGGCGGTGGAAGAAGTGCTGGCAGGCACGCATGCAGCAGAATTCCCGCTGTCGGTATGGCAGACTGGCTCCGGCACGCAAAGCAATATGAACATGAACGAGGTACTGGCTAACCGTGCCTCTGAATTTTTGGGCGGCACGCGCGGCATGAGCCGGGTGGTGCACCCAAATGACCATGTCAACATGGGCCAGTCATCGAATGATGTCTTCCCCACAGCCATGCATGTGGCGGCCAGCATTGCCGTCATCAGCCAGGTATTGCCATCGCTCGCCAAACTGCGCACCACGCTGGATGCCAAGGCGAAAGAATTTGCCGACATCATCAAGATAGGCCGCACCCATTTGCAGGATGCCACACCACTGACACTGGGGCAGGAAATATCTGGCTGGGTTGCGCAACTTGATTATGCAGAGCGCGCCATACGCCACACCCTGCCCGCCCTGCAAGAGCTGGCCATCGGCGGCACGGCGGTGGGCACTGGTCTTAACACCCATGCAGATTTTGGCAAGCTGGTTGCGGCCAGCCTGACGCTCGATACCGGCATAGCCTTTGACGCAGCACCCAACCGCTTTGCCGCACTGGCCGGGCATGATGCCATGGTCAGCAGCCATGGTGCACTCAAGACCCTGGCCACCGCACTGATGAAGATTGCCAACGACATACGCTGGCTGGCATCCGGCCCGCGTTCTGGCCTCGGTGAATTGCAGATACCAGAAAACGAACCGGGTTCATCCATCATGCCGGGCAAGGTCAATCCCACCCAGTGCGAAGCGGTGACCATGTTGTGCTGCCAGGTCATGGGCAATGATGTGGCACTGAGCATAGGTGGTGCCTCCGGCAATTTTGAATTGAATGTTTTCAAACCCCTCATCGTTCACAACTTCCTGCAAAGCTGCCGTCTACTGGCCGACGGCATGGCCAGCCTGGATGAACACTGCGCCCGTGGCATGCAGGCCAACCGCACACGTATCAAGGAATTGCTCGACAATTCGCTGATGCTGGTGACTGCCCTCAACCCTTACATAGGCTATGATCGCGCCGCCGCCATAGCCAAGCATGCCCACGCCAAAGGCACGACACTGCGCGAAGCCGCACTGGCTTTGGGATATGTGACGGCTGAGGAATTTGATGGCTGGGTCAGACCTGAGGATATGGTGTAA
- a CDS encoding putative quinol monooxygenase: protein MSEQLKLVILIQTKPGQAAEQIAAFTQLAPLVRAEAGCLQYEMHPIAGDENKFVLIETWTSQAALDAHDAMPYMIEADANSPSFRAGPATVLFLGPVIA, encoded by the coding sequence ATGTCCGAACAACTCAAACTCGTCATCCTGATACAGACCAAACCTGGTCAGGCTGCCGAACAGATCGCCGCCTTCACACAACTCGCACCACTGGTGCGTGCCGAAGCAGGCTGCCTGCAATATGAAATGCACCCCATTGCTGGCGATGAAAACAAATTCGTTCTCATAGAAACCTGGACATCCCAGGCAGCACTGGATGCACATGACGCCATGCCATATATGATAGAGGCCGATGCCAACAGCCCCAGCTTTCGCGCCGGGCCAGCGACTGTGCTGTTTTTAGGACCTGTCATCGCGTAG
- a CDS encoding alkaline phosphatase family protein, with product MMKPSCKKILNYSLLSLAIAGCSSKPQQTVSNADDNYHPVILVSIDGFKPDYLTRGVTPTLNALAADGVRTEAMRPSFPSITFPNHYTLVTGLRPDHHGIVGNTMEDSKIPGVRFKLSNKEAVLDRRWWDGAEPVWVTAEKNKVKTGIMFWPGSEAAIQGVRPSEYRPFDDKLAPATRVDTMLSWLDKPVADRPGFLTVYFDQVDHAGHDFGPDTKEVTDAAADVDAAIAHLMKGLRARNIKANVVIVSDHGMAATSPERTILLDQIADPASYDVVNYGSYAGVNPKPGQEAVVANTLLKKHEHMQCWKKENIPERFHFGQNARVQRFVCSADVGWLVVPDAKAATKANRGSHGYDNLSKEMQALFIANGPAFKKATVLPPFDNVNVYPLLMKLIKLPALASDGNIDATKAALTD from the coding sequence ATGATGAAACCATCTTGCAAAAAAATCCTGAACTACAGCTTGCTTAGCCTGGCCATCGCTGGCTGCTCTTCCAAGCCACAGCAAACTGTCAGCAATGCTGACGACAACTACCATCCCGTCATCCTGGTATCGATAGATGGTTTCAAGCCTGACTACCTGACGCGCGGCGTGACTCCGACGCTGAATGCGCTGGCAGCAGATGGTGTACGCACCGAGGCCATGCGCCCTTCTTTCCCGTCGATCACCTTCCCGAATCATTACACCCTGGTCACCGGCTTGCGCCCTGATCATCACGGCATCGTCGGCAATACCATGGAAGACAGCAAGATACCTGGCGTGCGCTTCAAGCTCAGCAATAAAGAAGCCGTGCTCGACAGACGCTGGTGGGACGGGGCTGAACCGGTCTGGGTCACTGCAGAAAAGAACAAGGTAAAAACCGGCATCATGTTCTGGCCAGGTTCTGAGGCTGCCATACAAGGCGTGCGCCCCAGTGAATACCGTCCCTTCGATGACAAACTTGCCCCTGCCACGCGGGTTGATACCATGCTCAGCTGGCTCGACAAACCTGTCGCTGACCGACCCGGATTTTTGACCGTGTATTTCGACCAGGTCGATCACGCAGGCCATGATTTTGGCCCGGATACCAAAGAAGTAACGGACGCCGCCGCAGATGTAGATGCCGCGATTGCCCATTTGATGAAAGGCCTGCGCGCCCGCAACATCAAGGCGAATGTTGTGATCGTCTCTGACCACGGCATGGCCGCAACCAGCCCTGAACGCACCATCTTGCTGGACCAGATTGCTGACCCAGCCAGCTATGATGTCGTCAACTATGGCAGCTATGCAGGCGTCAATCCCAAACCCGGGCAGGAAGCAGTCGTGGCAAATACACTACTGAAAAAGCATGAACACATGCAGTGCTGGAAAAAAGAAAACATACCAGAACGTTTTCACTTTGGCCAAAACGCCCGCGTGCAACGCTTTGTCTGTTCAGCCGATGTAGGCTGGCTGGTGGTGCCAGATGCCAAGGCAGCCACCAAGGCCAACCGGGGCTCACACGGCTACGACAACCTGAGCAAGGAAATGCAGGCCCTGTTCATCGCAAACGGCCCGGCCTTCAAGAAGGCGACAGTCTTGCCACCGTTTGACAATGTCAATGTATATCCGCTGCTGATGAAGCTCATCAAGCTGCCTGCACTGGCGTCCGACGGAAACATCGATGCGACCAAAGCAGCCTTGACGGATTGA
- a CDS encoding TonB-dependent siderophore receptor, whose amino-acid sequence MTNKLKVLPQAIASLIAAGAFSASFAGVAFAQETEPKASPVNRVEITGSYIRRADAETPSPVQVINAADLKNSGYTSVSEVLQHITANGAGTLSQTFSGGFAAGGSGISLRGLNNNATLVLIDGHRMAGYPLADDGSRSFVDISNIPFDAVERIEILKDGASAVYGSDAMAGVVNVILKKNLVGTTLSAETGTTSQGGGSTTHATFSHGIGKLDQDGFNSYISVEYRKQDPIYYTQRRDAGLWQALDMSAYGGANKALGVVTPQSTAPTVLSPYLLNPNVKRVAGADNSAAFAFFPGTVCGSYSQLASGGCAYDDPFKQLQPKTENINILGSYTKNLGQDWKVNIKASLFESKVTLPQGFSNFPSSYPTQLEMVSGVAPHYIAGTAIPSIRVPADYPGNPFGVPAIVRGPIPGAPARNITTDSKAYRLVADLSGTIGAWDIDASLGYTRNNLNRVSTGNVNVPAMNAALNRSSNPYSVTGANSAADMANIFRTVSSFDTSELSFGELRAARALTKLDGGDLMVSMGLQSFHTKLSAPSMPQADGHTNGAYAYGSETATSAYAEFIAPVLKGLEIDGAVRFDHYGLAGNSSTPKLAFKWTPSNAFALRGTVAKGFRAPGPAENGNSASSGGVGNANDPVLCPGGYLANGMYPKGTVIASCNESLIGLTTTNPNLKPEKSTSATLGVILEPVKGWSTAIDLYQITVKDQIIGGPLSSTPVRNSPELSDCADGNGGTTSCTPPVGRIAYYPATPVNANSTRTRGIEFDTRYTFKLGEYGSLKAEFQYTHAFSYAMTIDNKTYELAGTHGPAGIGADTANPKDRAQLDLTWNMGQLEVATSLHWISGYDLTDPTLGQTTCSEGGKMNGVFPEGNTPARFCRVSPFLETDLSLNYKMGKQWTLHASVSNLFNQAPPVDVSTYGSGRPYNLSLHSAGAVGRFINIGAIYKF is encoded by the coding sequence ATGACGAACAAATTGAAGGTATTACCCCAGGCAATTGCCTCTCTCATCGCAGCCGGAGCATTTTCCGCTTCGTTCGCCGGCGTCGCATTTGCACAAGAAACTGAACCCAAGGCAAGCCCTGTAAATCGCGTCGAGATCACCGGCTCTTACATCCGCCGCGCTGACGCTGAGACCCCGAGTCCGGTACAGGTGATTAATGCAGCCGACCTGAAAAATTCCGGTTACACCTCAGTGTCAGAGGTATTACAGCATATAACAGCCAACGGGGCGGGGACGCTGAGCCAGACATTTTCGGGCGGGTTTGCGGCTGGCGGCAGCGGCATTTCGCTGCGCGGTTTGAACAACAACGCTACCCTGGTACTGATCGACGGTCACCGCATGGCCGGCTACCCGCTGGCCGATGATGGCTCGCGCTCGTTTGTCGATATTTCGAATATTCCTTTTGATGCTGTGGAGCGAATTGAAATCCTCAAGGACGGTGCCTCTGCGGTGTATGGCTCCGACGCCATGGCCGGCGTGGTCAACGTCATTCTGAAAAAGAATCTGGTCGGCACGACGCTGTCTGCCGAGACGGGCACTACCAGCCAGGGAGGCGGCAGCACAACTCATGCAACGTTTAGCCATGGCATCGGCAAACTGGACCAGGATGGCTTTAATTCCTATATCAGCGTGGAATATCGCAAGCAGGACCCAATTTATTATACGCAGCGACGTGACGCGGGATTGTGGCAGGCCCTGGATATGTCGGCCTATGGCGGCGCGAACAAGGCGTTGGGCGTTGTGACCCCGCAATCAACTGCCCCCACCGTGCTGTCGCCTTATCTGTTGAATCCCAACGTGAAGCGGGTAGCTGGTGCTGACAACAGTGCCGCTTTCGCCTTCTTCCCCGGTACGGTTTGTGGCAGCTACTCCCAACTGGCGTCCGGTGGGTGCGCCTATGATGACCCGTTCAAACAGCTACAGCCGAAGACGGAAAACATCAATATCCTGGGCAGTTATACCAAAAATCTGGGCCAGGACTGGAAAGTGAATATCAAGGCATCCCTGTTCGAGAGCAAGGTTACCCTGCCACAGGGCTTCAGCAACTTCCCATCGTCCTATCCCACCCAATTGGAAATGGTATCCGGCGTGGCACCACACTATATTGCAGGCACAGCCATTCCCTCCATCCGCGTTCCCGCCGACTATCCGGGCAATCCGTTTGGTGTACCAGCCATCGTGCGCGGCCCCATCCCGGGCGCTCCGGCACGTAACATCACTACCGACTCCAAGGCCTACCGCCTGGTGGCTGATCTTAGTGGCACCATCGGCGCGTGGGATATCGACGCCTCGCTCGGCTATACACGTAACAACCTGAACCGGGTAAGCACGGGCAATGTGAATGTACCGGCGATGAATGCTGCCTTGAATCGCAGCAGCAATCCGTATTCTGTGACGGGGGCCAACAGCGCGGCCGACATGGCAAACATCTTCAGGACAGTTTCCTCCTTCGACACCTCAGAGCTCAGCTTTGGCGAGCTGCGCGCCGCGCGTGCACTGACAAAGCTTGACGGTGGCGATCTGATGGTAAGTATGGGCCTGCAGTCTTTCCATACCAAGTTGTCAGCGCCTTCGATGCCGCAGGCGGACGGGCACACCAACGGTGCATATGCCTATGGTTCTGAGACGGCAACGTCTGCCTACGCGGAATTCATCGCGCCGGTGTTGAAGGGTCTGGAAATCGATGGGGCTGTCCGTTTTGATCACTACGGCCTGGCTGGCAATTCGAGCACGCCCAAGCTGGCGTTCAAATGGACGCCGAGCAATGCATTTGCGCTGCGCGGTACAGTGGCTAAAGGATTCCGTGCGCCAGGCCCGGCCGAGAACGGTAATTCAGCGAGCAGCGGCGGAGTCGGTAATGCGAACGATCCCGTGCTGTGCCCGGGCGGCTATCTGGCCAATGGCATGTATCCCAAAGGCACTGTCATCGCCTCTTGCAACGAGTCGCTGATCGGTTTGACCACGACCAATCCAAATTTGAAGCCGGAAAAGTCAACTTCGGCCACCCTCGGCGTCATACTGGAACCAGTCAAAGGCTGGAGCACGGCGATCGATCTGTACCAGATCACCGTCAAGGATCAGATCATTGGCGGCCCACTTTCTAGCACACCGGTACGCAATTCCCCTGAACTCAGCGACTGCGCTGACGGTAATGGCGGCACCACCTCGTGTACGCCCCCTGTTGGCCGGATCGCCTACTATCCGGCTACCCCGGTCAATGCCAACAGCACGCGCACCCGCGGCATAGAATTCGACACCCGCTACACATTCAAGCTGGGTGAATATGGCAGCCTGAAGGCCGAGTTTCAATATACGCACGCCTTCAGCTATGCCATGACTATCGATAACAAGACTTACGAACTGGCGGGTACCCACGGGCCGGCTGGTATTGGCGCCGATACCGCCAATCCCAAAGACCGCGCGCAGCTGGACCTGACATGGAATATGGGACAGCTGGAGGTCGCCACCAGCCTGCACTGGATATCTGGCTACGACCTGACTGATCCTACCCTTGGTCAGACCACATGTAGTGAGGGTGGCAAAATGAATGGCGTATTCCCGGAAGGAAATACACCTGCACGTTTCTGCCGTGTCTCGCCCTTCCTGGAAACTGATTTGTCGCTTAACTACAAGATGGGCAAGCAATGGACCTTGCATGCATCGGTCTCTAATCTGTTCAATCAGGCCCCACCTGTCGATGTCAGCACCTACGGCAGTGGGCGTCCATACAATCTGTCGCTGCACTCGGCAGGTGCGGTGGGGCGTTTCATCAACATCGGGGCGATCTACAAGTTCTGA